A genomic window from Longimicrobium sp. includes:
- the fabF gene encoding beta-ketoacyl-ACP synthase II yields MSDSNGSGTAPRRRVVVTGIGAITPIGLGVEGLWEGLRRRESAVQKIDRFDPSPFRSQIAAQVNEFEPADFMDRQRVKRTERYAQFSIAAARQALDDAGIDPSSEDPDRVGVLMGSALGGVAYGEGQFTSYVQNGVRGVDPLLALAVFGGAASCNVAIEFGFTGPNSTNGMSCASGAIAVGDGWRAIRDGDADVVLAGGVETPLAPLCYGAFAIIRAMSTRNDDPRRASRPFDRERDGFVMGEAACILVLEEYERAKARGARIYAEVLGYGTSNDAHHMTAPRPDGAQAARAMATALRTGGVAPEQVDYVNAHGSSTPLNDSTESRIIRAVLGEHADEVVVSGTKGYHAHCLGATGAVEAAITALAIARGWVPPTLNLEEPGEECDLCYATGPGEARNVRYAVSNSFGFGGINAALAFGAVNGAAHAGGNGSGGRPADSSAGSV; encoded by the coding sequence ATGAGCGACAGCAACGGCAGCGGCACGGCTCCCCGGCGGCGCGTGGTCGTCACCGGCATCGGCGCCATCACGCCCATCGGCCTGGGCGTGGAGGGGCTGTGGGAGGGGCTGCGCCGGCGCGAGAGCGCCGTGCAGAAGATCGACCGCTTCGACCCGTCGCCGTTCCGCAGCCAGATCGCGGCGCAGGTGAACGAGTTCGAGCCCGCCGATTTCATGGACCGCCAGCGGGTGAAGCGCACCGAGCGCTACGCCCAGTTCTCCATCGCCGCCGCGCGCCAGGCGCTCGACGACGCGGGGATCGACCCGTCGTCCGAGGACCCCGACCGCGTGGGCGTGCTGATGGGAAGCGCGCTGGGCGGCGTGGCCTACGGCGAGGGGCAGTTCACCAGCTACGTGCAGAACGGCGTCCGCGGCGTCGATCCGCTCCTCGCCCTGGCCGTATTCGGCGGCGCGGCCAGTTGCAACGTGGCCATCGAGTTCGGCTTCACCGGGCCCAACTCGACGAACGGGATGAGCTGCGCCTCGGGCGCCATCGCCGTGGGCGACGGGTGGCGCGCCATCCGCGACGGCGACGCCGATGTCGTCCTGGCCGGCGGGGTGGAGACGCCGCTGGCGCCACTCTGCTACGGCGCCTTCGCCATCATCCGCGCCATGTCGACGCGCAACGACGATCCCCGGCGCGCCAGCCGTCCGTTCGACCGCGAGCGCGACGGCTTCGTGATGGGCGAGGCGGCATGCATCCTCGTCCTCGAGGAGTACGAGCGGGCGAAGGCGCGCGGCGCCCGGATCTACGCCGAGGTGCTGGGCTACGGCACCAGCAACGACGCGCACCACATGACCGCGCCGCGGCCGGACGGCGCGCAGGCGGCGCGCGCGATGGCCACGGCGCTGCGGACGGGCGGCGTGGCCCCGGAGCAGGTGGACTACGTCAACGCGCACGGCTCGTCCACGCCGCTGAACGACAGCACCGAGAGCCGCATCATCCGCGCGGTGCTGGGCGAGCACGCCGACGAGGTGGTGGTGAGCGGGACCAAGGGGTACCACGCCCACTGCCTGGGGGCCACCGGCGCGGTGGAGGCGGCCATCACCGCGCTGGCCATCGCGCGCGGGTGGGTGCCGCCCACGCTGAACCTGGAGGAACCGGGCGAAGAGTGCGACCTGTGTTACGCCACGGGGCCGGGTGAGGCGCGAAACGTGCGGTACGCCGTCTCGAACTCGTTCGGCTTCGGAGGGATCAACGCCGCGCTGGCATTCGGCGCGGTGAACGGAGCCGCGCACGCGGGCGGCAACGGGAGCGGAGGCCGCCCGGCGGACTCGTCGGCAGGCTCCGTGTGA
- a CDS encoding RNA polymerase sigma factor RpoD/SigA codes for MSSRALDSFDQYLHDVEKYPLIEDPAEERALAHRARSGDKEAAERLVTANLRFVISYVKKYQGRGLGLAELVCIGNEGLLKAVKKFDPDKGVKFISYAVWWIRQTVLQALAEQTRSVRIPLNQNSNLVRLSRVDTALTQTLGRSPTDEEIADEMGEPVDTIRALRRVAASELSLDAPLDRGDRDSASFGERFAGSEAVEIEEEVESQARREFLEKMFEKYLTERERKILYLYYGLDEGEERTLEEIGSMLGVTRERIRQIRNRAFEKLRESPDGAALEGFWAVS; via the coding sequence TTGAGCTCACGGGCCCTCGACTCGTTCGACCAGTACCTGCACGACGTCGAGAAGTACCCGCTGATCGAAGACCCGGCCGAGGAGCGCGCGCTGGCCCATCGGGCGCGAAGCGGAGACAAGGAAGCGGCCGAACGGCTGGTCACCGCCAATCTCCGGTTCGTCATCAGCTATGTGAAGAAGTACCAGGGGCGCGGGCTGGGGCTGGCCGAGCTCGTGTGCATCGGCAACGAGGGGCTGCTCAAGGCGGTCAAGAAGTTCGACCCCGACAAGGGGGTGAAGTTCATCTCGTACGCCGTGTGGTGGATCCGCCAGACGGTGCTGCAGGCGCTGGCCGAGCAGACCCGCTCGGTGCGCATCCCGCTGAACCAGAACTCCAACCTGGTCCGCCTCTCGCGGGTCGACACGGCGCTCACCCAGACGCTGGGCCGCTCGCCCACCGACGAGGAGATCGCCGACGAGATGGGCGAGCCGGTGGACACCATCCGCGCGCTGCGCCGGGTGGCCGCCAGCGAGCTCTCGCTCGACGCGCCGCTGGACCGCGGCGACCGCGACAGCGCCAGCTTCGGCGAGCGCTTCGCCGGCAGCGAGGCGGTGGAGATCGAGGAGGAGGTCGAGAGCCAGGCGCGCCGCGAGTTCCTGGAGAAGATGTTCGAGAAGTACCTCACGGAGCGCGAGCGCAAGATCCTGTACCTGTACTACGGGCTGGACGAGGGCGAGGAGCGGACGCTGGAGGAGATCGGGTCGATGCTGGGCGTGACCCGCGAGCGCATCCGCCAGATCCGCAACCGCGCGTTCGAGAAGCTCCGCGAGAGCCCCGACGGCGCGGCGCTGGAAGGCTTCTGGGCGGTGTCGTAG